A single Xylanimonas cellulosilytica DSM 15894 DNA region contains:
- a CDS encoding N-acetylmuramoyl-L-alanine amidase — translation MQRRTVAARVVALALILSGGVVAGQRGVDALGESLAGGGAEDWIVAPAAEAVLADGGAAGNVTGEATVSQFAVVVPDEVIDVVDPATSTSADDVDAVTQVEDVLTEQPEDAAVAAEAVTEDGDEVVLDVVDDAARAASPVIEVGETFASVGFSWPARESATPSLQVRVRYADGAWSDWFTLEAGDWAPDDDAAGGTELRASTDPLWVDAADAVQIASLGDAADAVPIDDVHLVTVAVPEVPESTATFASATGTATNVAATSAPTVITRAQWGARAPKCTGSTGKTWGAAPKLQAAVVHHTAGSNSYTSKDEAMRRIRSDQAYHMDGNGWCDIGYNFVVDKFGNIYEGAAGSLTAPIIGAHAAPFNTGTVGISVLGCYGNCSSAIGNATMPDAAVNAVGRIAGWRLGSYGVNPNGTIKFSTSSATRTMPAIVGHRDVSATACPGDNGYSRLGDIRKVAAANVPAPTPTPTPTTPTTPTTPTTPSGAGLEYRAHVENIGWQSWVPAGSMGGTSGRSLRVEALQFRVPSGGVAGGIECSAHVQNVGWTGFVTAGKTCGTSGRSLRVEALRLRLTGELGKQFDVWYRVHVQDLGWLGWASNGAQAGSSGLSLRNEAVEVRLVPKGQAGPSSSALPFVPVTASVQAHVSSLGWLSAVGSGQTAGTSGRSLGLEAMKVSATSPWSGALECRAHVQNVGWTGWVGSGALCGTTGRGLRQEALALRLTGAASSNLDVWYRVHVQDVGWMGWTRNGAQAGTAGYSRRVEALQVVLTPKGAPAPGSTARAFLSR, via the coding sequence ATGCAGCGTCGAACCGTGGCAGCCCGTGTGGTGGCACTCGCCCTGATCCTGTCAGGCGGTGTCGTGGCCGGGCAGCGGGGCGTCGATGCGCTCGGCGAGAGCCTCGCCGGCGGGGGAGCGGAGGACTGGATCGTGGCGCCCGCCGCCGAGGCCGTCCTGGCCGACGGCGGCGCCGCGGGGAACGTGACCGGCGAGGCGACGGTGTCCCAGTTCGCCGTCGTCGTCCCCGACGAGGTCATCGACGTCGTCGACCCGGCGACGTCGACGTCCGCCGACGACGTCGATGCGGTGACGCAGGTCGAGGACGTGCTGACGGAGCAACCGGAGGACGCCGCGGTGGCCGCGGAGGCGGTGACGGAGGACGGCGACGAGGTGGTGCTCGACGTGGTCGACGACGCCGCACGCGCCGCGAGCCCGGTCATCGAGGTGGGTGAGACCTTCGCGTCCGTCGGGTTCAGCTGGCCGGCACGGGAGTCCGCGACGCCGTCGCTCCAGGTGCGGGTGCGCTACGCCGACGGTGCGTGGAGCGACTGGTTCACGCTCGAGGCCGGCGACTGGGCCCCGGACGACGACGCCGCGGGCGGCACGGAGCTGCGTGCGAGCACCGACCCGCTGTGGGTGGACGCCGCCGACGCCGTCCAGATCGCCTCCCTCGGGGACGCGGCCGACGCCGTGCCGATCGACGACGTGCACCTGGTGACCGTCGCCGTCCCCGAGGTGCCAGAGTCCACCGCGACCTTCGCGAGCGCCACCGGCACCGCCACGAACGTCGCCGCGACCTCTGCCCCCACGGTCATCACCCGCGCCCAGTGGGGGGCGCGCGCACCGAAGTGCACGGGCAGCACCGGCAAGACGTGGGGAGCGGCGCCCAAGCTCCAGGCCGCCGTGGTGCACCACACCGCGGGCTCGAACTCGTACACCTCCAAGGACGAGGCGATGCGGCGCATCCGGTCCGACCAGGCGTACCACATGGACGGCAACGGCTGGTGCGACATCGGCTACAACTTCGTGGTCGACAAATTCGGCAACATCTATGAGGGCGCCGCCGGCAGCCTGACCGCGCCGATCATCGGCGCCCACGCGGCACCGTTCAACACCGGCACCGTCGGCATCTCCGTGCTCGGCTGCTACGGCAACTGCTCCAGCGCCATCGGCAACGCCACCATGCCCGACGCCGCGGTCAACGCCGTCGGACGCATCGCCGGCTGGCGGCTCGGCAGCTACGGGGTCAACCCCAACGGGACGATCAAGTTCAGCACCAGCTCGGCCACCCGGACCATGCCGGCGATCGTCGGACACCGGGACGTCAGCGCGACGGCCTGCCCGGGCGACAACGGCTACTCGCGGCTGGGGGACATCCGCAAGGTCGCCGCGGCGAACGTGCCCGCACCGACGCCGACGCCGACACCCACGACACCCACGACACCCACGACACCCACGACACCGTCGGGCGCCGGCCTGGAGTACCGCGCCCACGTGGAGAACATCGGCTGGCAGTCGTGGGTGCCCGCGGGATCGATGGGGGGCACCTCGGGCCGGTCGCTGCGGGTGGAGGCGCTGCAGTTCCGCGTGCCGTCCGGCGGCGTCGCGGGCGGGATCGAGTGCTCCGCGCACGTGCAGAACGTCGGGTGGACAGGGTTCGTCACGGCGGGCAAGACGTGCGGCACCAGCGGTCGCAGCCTGCGGGTCGAGGCGTTGCGGCTGCGGTTGACGGGTGAGCTGGGCAAGCAGTTCGACGTCTGGTACCGGGTCCACGTGCAGGATCTGGGCTGGCTCGGCTGGGCCAGCAACGGCGCCCAGGCGGGCTCGTCCGGGCTGTCCCTGCGCAACGAGGCCGTCGAGGTGCGGCTGGTGCCCAAGGGGCAAGCCGGACCGAGCTCGTCGGCGCTCCCGTTCGTCCCGGTGACCGCATCGGTGCAGGCGCACGTCTCGTCGTTGGGCTGGCTGTCCGCCGTGGGGTCGGGGCAGACGGCGGGGACGTCGGGCCGGTCGCTCGGCCTGGAGGCGATGAAGGTCTCGGCCACGTCGCCGTGGTCCGGGGCGCTGGAGTGCCGCGCGCACGTGCAGAACGTCGGGTGGACCGGATGGGTCGGCTCAGGCGCCCTGTGCGGGACCACGGGCCGAGGGCTCCGGCAGGAGGCGCTCGCGCTGCGGTTGACGGGGGCCGCGTCGTCGAACCTGGACGTCTGGTACCGGGTGCACGTGCAGGACGTGGGCTGGATGGGCTGGACCCGCAACG